CTCCCAGGTGAATCAGGAGGCGCGATTCGGCCGCGTCACGGAATAACAGGAAATCGGCTGCGGCGGTGATGGGGCGCCCAGAACCGCCAGTCGCGCGGTCGCGGTCGGCGAAGCCGTGTAGCGTCGTGATGCCGGTCTGTTCCGCCACGCGTTCTGCGACTTCCGGCCAGTCAATCGGAACACTAGCAGCAGGTCGGTTCGGTTCAAGGATGCCGGCCGCAAACGTGTCGCGCGGTGATACAGCGGCCTTACTCAGTGCTTGGCGCGCGGCGAATACGACCGTATCGGCGACGGCCCGGAGGAACTCGGGGGGGGCGGGAGTAAGTGAAGCGGCCGATGCTCGAAGGACGTCGCGCACCGCGGGCGGAAACGCGATTCGGGGGGCGGCGGCTATGCGGGGTGTGAGGTCGAGGCCCAATCCCTCGACCCGCACCGCGGTCGCGTCCACACCTTCCAGCCCCGAACTTACGGAAAGGCCGAGTAGGGTTCGGACCATGAGCAGTTCCAGGTTCTGGGTTCCGAGTTCCCAATTGAACGGACGGAGAACCCGGCGGTTCTCGGACCGGATCTGGGAGCACGAAACCCGGAACGGAGGGCTACGCGGCCGCGAGAGCCACGTCCGAGTTCCGCACCGCGGCCTGGACGAAGCACTCGAAGATTTGCACGTCCAGCGCGCTGGCAGTGTCCGCTTCCGGGTGCCACTGCACGCCGACGCAGAACCAGTTCGGGTCGGTCGATTCGATGGCCTCGATCACACCGTCCGGCGCCTTCGCCGCGACGCGCATCCGCTTGCCCATCTGGTTGATGGCCTGGTGGTGCGTGCTGTTCACCCGCAGTTCCTGGGTGCCGTAAATGTCGTCGAGGCGGGTGTTTTCTTCGATGAGGACCATGTGCCGGTGCGGGGCGCCGGTCTGGTCGAAGTGCGGCAGCGCCTTCGGGTTGTCCGCGGGCAGGTGCATGTGCAGCGTGCCCCCGGCGAACACGTTCAACTGCTGCATCCCGACGCCGATCCCGAGCACGGGAATCTTGCGCTCGAAGATCTTGGCGAGCAGGTAGCGATCCGAGTCCTCGCGGCGGCCCGGCATCGGGTTCACGACGGCCGTGAGCGGCTGCCCGTTGCGGCGCGGGTCCATGTCCGCCCCGCCGGTCAGCACGATGCCCGCGCACTGGTCGAGTAGCGCGTCGATGTCCGCGAGGTTGTCCTTGCGGAGCGGCGGCAGCACGACCGGCAGGCCGCCGGCTGTCAAGATCGCGTCGATGTAGCCGACGTTGAGTTTGGCGAACGGGACGCCGTTCTTGGGGGCGATGAAATCGGTGTTGACCGCGATCAACGGACGAACGGGCGGCGCGGCGGGTTCTTTCTCTTTGGCGCGAGGGGGCATGTGCTGCGAGTCCTCCGTGACCGGCGTGCCTGGGGCGTCATGCCCGAGGCGAGAAATGTAGTGTAGCGGGCGAGAAAAGTACGATACAAGGCCAATTCAGTGGCGCCCGGAATTCAGCCCCTGAGATTCAACGCTCGTAGGAAAAGCTCGGCGACTCATTGGGGGCTGAATTCCGACTGAACACAATCACGAGTCGAAGTACAGCGCGAACTCGTAGGGGTGCGGGCGCACGCGGATCGCGGAGACCTCGGCCTTCCGCTTGTAGTCGATCCACGTCTCGATCACGTCCTCGGTGAAGACGCTGCCGTGCAGCAGAAACTCGTGGTCCTTCTCCAGTGCGTTGAGCGCCTCCACGAGCGTCCCGGGCGTCTTCGGTACGTTCTTGAGCTGCTCCGCCGGCATGTCGTAGATGTCCTTGTCGAGCGGGTCGCCGGGGTGCGTCTTGTTGCGGATGCCGTCGAGCATCGCCATGAGCATTGCGGCGAACGCGAGGTACGGGTTGGCCGCCCCGTCGGGGATGCGGAACTCCAGCCGCTTCGACTTCGCGCGGGACGAGTACACCGGGATACGGATCGCGGCCGACCGGTTCCGCTGGCTGTACGCGAGGTTCACGGGTGCCTCGTAGCCCGGCACCAGACGCTTGTAGCTGTTCGTGGTGGGGTTGGTGATCGCGCAGAGCGCTGGCGCGTGTTTCAGTAGCCCGCCGAGTGCGTACATCGCGACGTCCGACAACCCGGAGTAGTCGCTACCCGAGAACAAATTCACGCGGTCCCCGCCCTTGTCCTTCCACAGCGACACGTGGACGTGCATCCCGCTGCCGTAGTCCTCGAACAGTGGCTTGGGCATGAACGTCGCGGCCTTGTTGTGCCGGCGCGCCACGTTCTTCACGATGTACTTGTACTTCAGCACGTTGTCGGCCATCGCGACGAGGTCGTCGTACCGCACGTTGATCGCGCACTGGCCGCCGCCGGCCTTCTCGTGGTGGTGGCTCTCCACGGTCATCCCGCACTGCATCATCGCGAGCATCATCTCGCTCCGCAGGTCGTGTAACGAGTCCTGCGGCGGGCACGGGAAGTACCCCTGCTTGTACGGTACCTTGTACCCAAGGTTCGGGCGCTCGTCGCGGCCCGTGTTCCACTGCCCCTCACCCGAGTCGACGTAGTAGAACGCGGAGTGCGGGGTCTGGTCGAATTTCACGTCGTCGAAAACGAAGAACTCCAGGGACGGCCCGAACATCGCCGCGTCCGCGACCCCGGTGGACTTCATGTAGTTGACGGCCTTGCGCGCCACGTTCCGCGGGTCGCGCGAGTAGTCCTCCTTCGTGAGCGGGTCTTGGATGTTGCACAGCATCGCGAGCGTGACGTCTTTGCAGAACGGGTCAATGAACAGCGTGTCCGGCTGCGGCATGAGCAGCATGTCGGACTCGTTGATCGCGACCCACCCGCGGATGCTGGACCCGTCGAACCCGATGCCGTCCTCGAATGCGTTCTCGTCGAGCACCTCGGCCGGAACGGTGAAGTGCTTCCACAAGCCGGGGAAGTCCATGAACCGGAAGTCGACGGCCTTGACCTCGCGCTCACGAATGAACGCCAGAACTTCGCGGGGAGTGCGTGCGTGAGACATCGATTATGTTCCGGGTGCGGCCGGGGCGCTCGGGTGGGGAAAGCGCGAACGCGGAGAGGAAGTGGCGCGTCCTGTCTTTATAAGTTCCGGGTTCCAACTTCCAATAGTTCCGAGTCTTGCAGTTCCAAGTTCCAATAGTTCCACGTTCCAATAGTTCCAAACCGAGCCGGAGAGTGAGCGGCGGGCAGCGACTTGCTTTCACTTGAAACTGCTGGAACGTGGAACCCGGAACTACCAGAGGAGCACGTATGTCCGATTTGCCGATTCGTCAGGTGGTTTTGTACAAGCACGGGGTCGGGTACTTCGAGCGCGAAACGAACCTCGAGGGTGACCAGTCGCTCTCGCTTTCGTTTAAGCAGCGCGAGGTGAGCGACGTCCTCAAGTCGCTCACCGTGCTCGATTTGAACGGCGGGATCGTGTCCGCGGTCAGTTACGACTCGACCACGCCGATCGAACAGTTACTCGCGGAGATCGCACTCTCCATCCCGGATTCGGGCAGTCTGAAGGGATTACTGCCCCAAATTAAGGGCGCGCGAGTATCTGTGAAGCCGACCGGCGGTTCGGTGGTTCAAGGTACCATCCTCGGCATCGACAAGACGGACGCGCGAACCGAGCACGGTCTCGAAGAGACGCACCGCCTCTCCCTCCTCACCGACGCCGGCGATATCCGCACGTTCGACCTCTTCGACCTCGAACTGACGCTCCTCGACGACGGCATCAAACGCGACCTCGACTTCTACCTCCGCACTCAACTCGCATCGAAGAAAAAGGACGCCCGCACGTTCACGCTGTTCGCGCAGGGCGAGGGGAAACGCACAATCCGCGTGAGCTACGTGCTCGAAGCGCCCGTGTGGAAGGCGACGTACCGGATCTTACTGGACGAGGGGGAAGGCTCTTCCCCGCTCATCCAAGGGTGGGCGGTCGTTGATAACACTTCGGACGAAGACTGGCAGGACGTGAGCCTGACGCTCGTGGCGGGGTTGCCGGTGTCGTTCACGCACGATCTCTACACGCCGCGATACATCCGCCGGCCCGTGGTTGAAGTGAAGGAAACAACCGGTGTGCTCCCGCCGATGGCGGAAGCGGGCGTTGAAGACTACGAAGTAACGGGGGAACTGATGGCGTTCTCGGCCCCCGCTGCTCCGGCACCGGCCCGCATGGCGAAAATGCGCCGGAGGGAGAGTATCGAATCCGTTGAGAAAAACTACGGGAGCAGAAGTTCTGCCGTGTCCTCGGTTCAAGCGCAAACGCGCGAACGGCAGGTCGGCGATCTGTTCGAGTACAGCATCGACAAGCCCGTTACCGTGCGCCGCAATCAGTCCGCGCTCGTGCCGATTCTGCTGAAGCCGTTCGCCGGGCGCTCGGTGCTGCTCTACCAGAAGTCGGCGCGGGCGGAGAACCCGATCCGCTGCGTCGAGTTCGAGAACACCACCGGACTCACGCTTGAGGGCGGGCCGGTCACGGTGCTCGAACAAGGCAGTTACGTCGGTGAAGCGATGCTCGACACGCTCAAGCCGACGGAAAAGCGACTGGTCGGCTACGCCGTTGAACTAGCGGCCCGTGTGCTCGACAACATCGACTCGCACAGCGACCGCGTGACGCGCGTGACGATCCGCAACGGCACGCTCAAGACGCACTACGCCGAAGTGCAAAAGACGACGTACACGTTCAACAGTAAGTCCGACAAGGAACAGGTGGTGTACCTCGATCACCCGCGTGATGATTCGCGCTGGAAACTGGTAGAGACCGCGAAGCCGCACGAGACGACCGAGAACTACTGGCGGTTCCGGTTCACGCTCCCGCCGGGCACCGCGAGCAAGTTCGTCGTCCAGCAACAGCAAACGCTGTTTCAGTCGTTCGGCCTCGCGGACATCACCGACAAACTGCTCGCGACGTGGGTCTCGGCGAAGTACCTCGACAAAGCGACCGAGAAGGCACTGAAGGAGGTACTCGCGCAGCGGCAGCAAGTGGGTCGCACTGAGGAGAAACTGGCCCAACTCAACGAGGAGCGGAACAAGATCCACGCGGAGCAAAAGCGCATCCGCGAGAACCTCGGCGCGCTCGGCGACCGGGCAAGCGAGAAGGCACTCCGGGAGCGCTTCGTCGCAACGCTCGACAAACAAGAAGACCGCCTCGCGAAGATCACGGAAGAAGAGGCGAAGCTACAGACCGACCGTGATGAGGCTCGCGAACGGTTGAACGCTGCGCTCGCGAAACTGGAGTACGATGCACCCGTACTCACAGAGCATGCGGATTAATGAGTTGCTGAAAACAAGACGCTCGAACCCACGGCCCGGTTTGTGCCCGACAGCTTGTCAGGGCACAAACCGGGCCGTGGGTTCGCGTACCGTCACGCGGGCCGTGTGTTGGCCCGTGTGGAGTTCGCGTTTACTTCTCGGCACCCGGGAGCAGTGGGACCGTGGGCAGCGCGATCTCGCCCTTGGCCCCCGCGAACACCGGGGTCACGTCGACCCGGAACGACTTCCGGTCCGGGTTCAGCTTGTACGTCGCACGGATGTCCGCGGCGCCCGCCGAGATCCCGGC
This region of Gemmata massiliana genomic DNA includes:
- a CDS encoding gamma-glutamyl-gamma-aminobutyrate hydrolase family protein, producing MPPRAKEKEPAAPPVRPLIAVNTDFIAPKNGVPFAKLNVGYIDAILTAGGLPVVLPPLRKDNLADIDALLDQCAGIVLTGGADMDPRRNGQPLTAVVNPMPGRREDSDRYLLAKIFERKIPVLGIGVGMQQLNVFAGGTLHMHLPADNPKALPHFDQTGAPHRHMVLIEENTRLDDIYGTQELRVNSTHHQAINQMGKRMRVAAKAPDGVIEAIESTDPNWFCVGVQWHPEADTASALDVQIFECFVQAAVRNSDVALAAA
- the glnA gene encoding type I glutamate--ammonia ligase; translation: MSHARTPREVLAFIREREVKAVDFRFMDFPGLWKHFTVPAEVLDENAFEDGIGFDGSSIRGWVAINESDMLLMPQPDTLFIDPFCKDVTLAMLCNIQDPLTKEDYSRDPRNVARKAVNYMKSTGVADAAMFGPSLEFFVFDDVKFDQTPHSAFYYVDSGEGQWNTGRDERPNLGYKVPYKQGYFPCPPQDSLHDLRSEMMLAMMQCGMTVESHHHEKAGGGQCAINVRYDDLVAMADNVLKYKYIVKNVARRHNKAATFMPKPLFEDYGSGMHVHVSLWKDKGGDRVNLFSGSDYSGLSDVAMYALGGLLKHAPALCAITNPTTNSYKRLVPGYEAPVNLAYSQRNRSAAIRIPVYSSRAKSKRLEFRIPDGAANPYLAFAAMLMAMLDGIRNKTHPGDPLDKDIYDMPAEQLKNVPKTPGTLVEALNALEKDHEFLLHGSVFTEDVIETWIDYKRKAEVSAIRVRPHPYEFALYFDS